One Pseudomonas rhizophila DNA window includes the following coding sequences:
- the dinB gene encoding DNA polymerase IV, translating to MTQRKIIHVDCDCFYAAIEMRDDPRLAGKPLAVGGSADRRGVIATCNYEARAYGVRSAMSSGHALKLCPDLTIVKPRMDAYREASKEIHTIFSDYTDLIEPLSLDEAYLDVSASAHFGGSATRIAQDIRRRVSNQLHITVSAGVAPNKFLAKIASDWKKPNGLFVITPDQVEDFVSALPVSKLHGVGKVTADKLNRLGIVDCLQLRQWDKLALVREFGSFGERLWSLARGIDERLVHNDSRRQSISVENTYDVDLPDLTSCLDKLPELMQSLSGRIARIDSSYRPGKPFVKVKFHDFTQTTLEQAGAGRDLGSYQLLLTQAFNRGGKPVRLLGIGVRLEDLRGGFEQLELFER from the coding sequence ATGACGCAACGCAAAATCATCCACGTCGACTGTGACTGCTTCTACGCCGCTATCGAGATGCGCGATGACCCGCGGCTGGCTGGCAAACCCCTGGCGGTCGGTGGTTCGGCGGACCGGCGCGGAGTCATCGCGACCTGTAACTACGAGGCCCGGGCCTACGGTGTGCGTTCGGCCATGTCATCCGGACACGCCTTGAAGCTCTGCCCCGACTTGACCATCGTCAAGCCGCGGATGGACGCCTATCGGGAGGCGTCGAAGGAAATTCATACGATCTTCAGCGATTACACTGACTTGATCGAGCCGCTGTCCCTGGATGAGGCCTACCTGGATGTCTCCGCAAGTGCCCATTTCGGTGGGAGTGCCACCCGCATCGCCCAGGACATTCGGCGGCGGGTTTCCAATCAACTGCACATCACGGTGTCCGCCGGCGTCGCTCCCAACAAGTTTCTGGCCAAGATCGCCAGCGATTGGAAAAAGCCCAACGGCTTGTTCGTCATTACCCCGGATCAGGTCGAAGACTTCGTTTCGGCCCTGCCGGTGAGCAAGCTGCATGGGGTGGGTAAAGTGACCGCCGACAAACTGAACAGGCTCGGCATTGTCGATTGCCTGCAGTTGCGTCAATGGGACAAGCTGGCGCTGGTGCGCGAATTCGGCAGTTTCGGTGAGCGCCTCTGGAGCCTGGCCCGTGGGATTGATGAGCGTCTGGTGCACAATGACAGCCGTAGACAGTCCATCAGTGTGGAAAACACCTACGACGTCGATCTGCCTGATCTGACAAGCTGCCTCGATAAACTGCCGGAGCTGATGCAGTCCCTGAGTGGGCGCATCGCCCGGATCGACAGTAGTTATCGACCGGGCAAGCCGTTCGTCAAAGTGAAATTCCATGACTTCACCCAGACCACCCTGGAGCAGGCCGGGGCAGGGCGCGATCTGGGCAGTTACCAGTTGCTATTGACCCAGGCATTCAACCGCGGCGGCAAGCCGGTGCGTTTGTTGGGGATAGGGGTACGGCTGGAGGATCTGCGAGGCGGGTTTGAGCAGTTGGAATTGTTTGAGCGGTGA